The Oceaniferula flava genome contains the following window.
GTGTGGGGATACGCGAACTTGGTCTGGGTGATCGGTGGTTCTTTGGCGGGGCTGGTGATGCTTCGGTTGTGCTGGAAATTCCGCCGCGAGAGCGATCGGGCGTCGGCGCGGAAGTTGTTCTTCTACACGTTGCTTTATCTTCCGCTGGCATTGGTGCTGTTAGCCATCGGTTGGAACCAGCAGGGCTAGTCTGGATGGAGAGATATCACCTCAGCGCGGCAGGCACATCGATCTTCGCCAGAACGCGGCGAGGATGACTTGCTATCTCCAGCAAGCAGGGCTAGCTTCTCGCGGAATTCGAACTCATTGACTACTGTGGACCTGGAACCTGCCGAAAGAAACCCTGCCGAACTCAGACGCACCGCGTTGATTCTTGTTGCGATCATGATCTTGGGCGCAGCCTTTGTGCTATACGCCTATGTGCAACACGAGAGGCAACAGGACCCGGATCGACCACCCATCGTCACTAAGATCACCAAGAACTTCGCCGCCAAGAATCAGCACGGGCAACTCGTGAGCCTCTCGGATCTCGAAGGCAGTGTGTGGTTTGCCGCTCCCATCAGCGTGACGCAGCTGGACGAGAACAAACACGCGATCGCCATGCTGAAAGAGATCGCCGCGCACTATCAGGACCATGAAAAAGTCCGCTTCGTGCTGATTTCCATCGAGGGTGCTGATCAGGGCGTGGAGCCGGAACAGCTGGCCGAAGCTGCGGAAAAACTCGGCCTCACCGACGCCAAGTGGTGGTTGCTGACGACTGGCGACACCAAGAAGCAGCGCGGCTACATCAAAGATCAGCTGCGCCTCGGACTCGTGAGTGAGCGAGAGGAGGGTGACCCGGCGGGAAAATGGAAGTTTCCTTCCCAGATTGCCTTGCTCGATCCGGCCATGCACCTGCGCCAGCGTTACGATTTCCGAGAAGCCTACGAAGCTCAGAAAAAAGTCGAAGAAGCCTTGGCCGATAACCCCGAACTCAAGGACGAAGAAAATATCGATATCTATCTGCACGCGGTGAGCAAGCTGAAGGAAAAGCTCTACGCCAACACCGATTACGTGCTCGCTGAAACAACCACCGGCTCAAAGGAGTAAATTCACCCGACAGATACCCATCCATCCCATGAACGAAAAATCAAAAATCGTCACCATCTACGCCGTCGTGGCACTGATCTCGGTGCTTATTTTAGCCACTGCCTTCTACATCCGCGGCCAGCAAATCCGTCCTGAGGTCACTCCTTATTTTTCTGAAGAGACCGAGTTCGAACCACTGCTGACCCTGGACGAGGACATCACCCTGACACGTCAAGACGGCGAGCAGGTGAAGATTTCCGATCTCAAAGGCAAGGTATGGGCCTTCGCGCAGTTCTACGCCGCCTGCCCAATGTGCGCGGTGAACAACGAGCAGGGGATCAAATCGCTTTACGAGAAATTCAAAGACGAGCCGGACTTCCATGTCGTCTGTATCACGGTCGATCCCAAAACTGACCAGGTGCCACAGCTGAAAGCATACGCCGAAGCCCTCGGCGCCGACACCTCGAACTGGTGGTTCCTCACCGGTCCTGAGCAGGAGCTGAAAAAATACATGGTGGACGTGATGAAATACGATCCCATCCAAGAGCGCGAGGACGCTGCGGAGGCCGCTGAAAAAGGTGCCTTGGCTCATAATATGTCCATCGCGGTCTACAATCGAGACTTGCAAATGGTCGGACGTCGGGATCTTTTCCACGCTCGTCAGGACGGTGATGCCGTCTATGAGGAAACGGAAAAAGCCCTGCACCAAATGGTCGAGGCTGTGTTGAAACAAAACTAAGCAAACGAATCGATCGATGTCGGATTATCAAAGTTACCTCCAGCGTCAGCCAGATGCTGGGAAGTTGAAAGTGCTCACACGTGCGTCCTGGGTAGTGAGTATCCTCGTTTTTTCACTCGTTGTAGTGATGGGGAAATACAAATTGGACATTGGCATGGACCTGTCGTTTTTGCCACCGGTGCACGCGGTGCTGAACACCCTGGTGGCTATCTTTTTGGTGCTGGCTGTGGTGGCGATCAAAAATAAAAACGTCGCGCTGCACAAAGGGATGATTGGCGGAGCGGTCGCTTGCTCTGTGCTCTTCCTACTTTGCTACGTGGCCTACCACGGCACGCAGGAAGAAGTGCGTCACGGAGGTGAGGGAGCGGTTAGGATTTTCTACCTCATCCTGTTAGCCAGCCATATCATTCTCGCGGCGGTCAGCCTGCCCTTCATTCTGATCACTCTCTCTTTGGGACACACCAACCACTTTGCCCGTCACCGTAAGATGGCTCGCTGGGTGTTCCCTCTCTGGCTCTACGTTGCCGCCACCGGCCCCATCTGCTACCTGATGCTGAAGCCGTATTACTAGAATCACGTTCTTTGGAGTGCGGCGAGCGATCGCCGCTTTCCATCCTGCAACAACATTGGCCTCCACAAGACCCGTATATCAGAAGGCCAGAGCCGACTTCCACCTTTCCAAGTCCCCAAAAAAGGCGGCGATTGCTCGCCGCCTTCCAAAGGGTTTATAGGGATGACCTTCGTCAGAATTAGTCCCGCGACATGAAGATGCGCAGGATGTAGTAGAACATCAGGGCGACGCTGGCGAAGAGTCCCAGCGAGGCGGCCACATACTGGTTGGTGTTGTAGTGGTGGATGATGTTGCTGGTGCTGTAGAGAATACTACCGGCAGCCAGAATCACCATGGCCACGGAGAACCACAGGCCGAGGGTGATGAAGCCGGGGAAGACGATCGAGAGCACAATCAGCCCGATCGCAATCAGCCCGACAATTTTCAGCATGCCGCCGAGGAAGGAAAAATCTTTCTTAGTGGTAAAAGCGATCACCGAGAGGCCGAGGAAAAGCAACATTGTCACGCCGCCAGCTTTCATGATCAGGCTGGTGTCACCGACCTGCCATTTGGCCATCAGCAAGAGTGGCAGGAAGATCAGAGCCTCCGCCGCCACATAGACGCTGAGACCCAGATACTGCATGCCTTTTGAGGTGTCACTGTTCGCCCACTTATCGGCGATCCATGAGACGGCCATGAAACCACCGAGCACCATCAGCCAGCTGTATGGGCTCTTGGCGAGGAGATTGAAAACGGTGATCTCAATGCCGGGGATCGACATCAACGCCGCTTCGATCAGGGCGAATACAAGAATCGCTCCGGCCAGGTGACCGTAGGTCTTGCGAATAAAGGCAGCACGAACATCCACCGGCTGGGCAGCCACGGTGTAAGGGTTCGCGTAGGGGCTTGAATAAGGATTTTCCATAGCAGGAAACTAACCTGAAAAGGCAAGTCTGCCAGTGAAATTCACTCCATTTTCACCAATCACTTGAACTTCTTGTCCATCCCCATGTCGTGCTTGTGGGTGATCGACTCCAGCATCTGGGTGTTGGTTTTGTGTTTGCGCAGGCTTTCCTCCAGGCGGAGCGCGTCGTTGCGTGAAAGCGGCTCGCTGTACCATTCCATCTGCCAGGGTTTGAAGGGTTTGGTTCCTTTATACTGGCCCTTATTGTGCGCCTGCAGTTCGGTTTCGGCGTCTTCGGCTTTCCCCACGAATCGACGATTCATGCGGTTCTTGAGAATGTAAACTTGGTAGAGATTGGTGGACATGGCTGGGCTTGGTTAGGCTGAGGGTTTGACGGTGATCTCGATGCCCTTGCTGGTGGGCGTGTTGCTTTCCAGTGCGGTGGATTCCACCGGGACTAAGACATTCGCCTCGGGGAAATAGGCGGCGGCCGAGCCGGCGGGCATGTCGTAGGGAATTGCGTAGAACTCCTCGGCGGTGCGCTCTCCGTCTTCCCAGTGGCTGATGATATCGACCAAGGAAACCGGCGAGATGCCTCGCTCTTTCATGTCGTCCGGGTTGAGGAAGATGATTCGGCGTCCCGTGCCGATGCCGCGGTATCGATCGTTCAGGCCGTAGACGGTGGTGTTGTATTGATCGTGACTGCGCAAGGTCTGCAGTCCGAGTCGACCGTCTGCAGGTTCGAACTGTTCTAACAAGCTATCGCTAAACTCCGCCTTGCCACTCGCTGTTTTCCACACTCGCTGCTTCGCGGTGTTCGGCAGGTAGAAGCCGCCGGGGTGGCGGACTTGTTGGTTGTAGGGGGCGAAGCCGGGGATGACTTTTTCGATGAGGTCGCGGATCCGATCGTAGTCTTCGACCAGCCAGCGCCACTTGGTTTTCTCGGTGTTGCCCACCGTGGCCTCGGCGATGCCGGCGATGATGGCTGGCTCGCTGAGCAGTTCCGGAGAGGACGGGGTGAGCTTTCCTTTGGACATGTGCACGATGCCCATCGAGTTCTCGCAGGTGACAAATTGATCGCCGCTTTTCTGCGTGTCGCGTTCGCTGCGACCGAGGCAGGGTAGGATCAGTGCGGTCTTGCCGTGCACCAAGTGGCTGCGGTTTAGCTTGGTGGAAATGTGGACAGTCAGTGAGCAGTTCTGCAGCGCCTTGGCGGTGAAGCTGGTGTCCGGGCTGGCCTGGAGGAAGTTGCCACCGAGGGCGATGAAGACTTTCCCCGGCTCGCGGTGCATCGCGAGGATGGCTTCCACGGTGTCGTAGCCGTGTTCGCGATTGGTGGTGATGCCGAACTCGCGGTCCATGGCGTCGTGGAACCAGGCTGGCATTTTTTCGAAGATGCCGACGGTGCGGTCGCCCTGCACGTTGCTGTGACCACGCACCGGACAGAGGCCGGCGCCGAGTCGGCCAATCGCGCCTAACATCATGTGCAGGTTACAGACCTCGCGGATGGTGGCCACGGCATTGCGGTGCTGGGTGAGGCCCATTGCCCAGCAGGTGACGAGCTTGCGTTCGCCGCGTAAAATGGTGTCGGCCAGTTGTTGGATTTCCTCTTTAGCGATGCCGCACTTCTCGGTGATGTTCTCCCAAGTGACGGCCTCGCAGCGGGTGCGGTAGGCATCGATCCCCTGGGTGTGCTCGGCGATGAATTTTTCGTCCAGTGCGCCGCGTTCGAAGAACTCCTTGCCGAGACCGCGCAGCAGGGCCAGGTCGCCGTTGACTTTGACCTGCAGGTATTGCGACGCGAGTGGCGTCGATTTCCCTAACATGCCGGAGATTTTCTGCGGATGCGCGAAGCCCATCAAGCCGGCCTCCTTCAGCGGGTTCACGGCGATGATTTTGCCACCATTTTCCACGCACTTCTCCAGCGATGCCAGCATCCGCGGGTGGTTGGTGCCGGGGTTCTGACCGATGCAGATAATGGTTTCCGCCTCGTGTAAATCGTCCAGAGTGACGGTGCCCTTGCCCACGCCCACAGCCTGCCCCATGGCGGTGCCGCTGGACTCGTGGCACATGTTCGAGCAGTCAGGCAGGTTGTTGGTGCCGAAGTGGCGGATGAATGCCTGATAGAGGAAAGCCGCTTCGTTCGATGCCCGACCGGAGGTGTAGAAAATGCCGTCGTCCGGAGTCTCCAGCTTGTTCAGCTCCTTGCCGATCAGGGCGAAGGCATCGTCCCAGGAGATCGGCTCGTAGTGGCTGCTGCCCTCGCGCAGCACCATCGGTTCAGTGAGGCGGCCTTGCTGGTCGTGCCAGTAATCGCTCTGTTCCAGCAGCTCGTCGATGCTGTGTTTCTTGAAAAAGGATCGGTCGATCTGACGAGTTGTCGCTTCCGAGGCGATGGCTTTGGCTCCGTTCTCACAAAATTCGGTTTGTGCCCGGTGGTCGTCAGGGTCAGGCCAGGCGCAGCTTGGGCAATCGAAGCCATCGGTCTGGTTCAGATCGAGCAGCGCCTTGGTGCCGCGCACCGGACCGGCGGTGCGCATCACGTGGTTCATGGAGGAAACCACGGCCGTCGCTCCAGCCGCAGATGTTTTCGGTTTCCCTACCTTGGGGGCCTTGTCCTCATGCGGGGGTTCGCCTTCATCCAAGCTGTGCTTGCTGTCATCAGATGCCATGGGCAGAGCATAGAGCGAATTGGCGATTCAGGAAAGCCATGAGATTGTCCTTTTTT
Protein-coding sequences here:
- a CDS encoding Bax inhibitor-1/YccA family protein, with amino-acid sequence MENPYSSPYANPYTVAAQPVDVRAAFIRKTYGHLAGAILVFALIEAALMSIPGIEITVFNLLAKSPYSWLMVLGGFMAVSWIADKWANSDTSKGMQYLGLSVYVAAEALIFLPLLLMAKWQVGDTSLIMKAGGVTMLLFLGLSVIAFTTKKDFSFLGGMLKIVGLIAIGLIVLSIVFPGFITLGLWFSVAMVILAAGSILYSTSNIIHHYNTNQYVAASLGLFASVALMFYYILRIFMSRD
- a CDS encoding SCO family protein, with translation MNEKSKIVTIYAVVALISVLILATAFYIRGQQIRPEVTPYFSEETEFEPLLTLDEDITLTRQDGEQVKISDLKGKVWAFAQFYAACPMCAVNNEQGIKSLYEKFKDEPDFHVVCITVDPKTDQVPQLKAYAEALGADTSNWWFLTGPEQELKKYMVDVMKYDPIQEREDAAEAAEKGALAHNMSIAVYNRDLQMVGRRDLFHARQDGDAVYEETEKALHQMVEAVLKQN
- a CDS encoding GIY-YIG nuclease family protein, which translates into the protein MSTNLYQVYILKNRMNRRFVGKAEDAETELQAHNKGQYKGTKPFKPWQMEWYSEPLSRNDALRLEESLRKHKTNTQMLESITHKHDMGMDKKFK
- a CDS encoding DUF420 domain-containing protein, whose product is MSDYQSYLQRQPDAGKLKVLTRASWVVSILVFSLVVVMGKYKLDIGMDLSFLPPVHAVLNTLVAIFLVLAVVAIKNKNVALHKGMIGGAVACSVLFLLCYVAYHGTQEEVRHGGEGAVRIFYLILLASHIILAAVSLPFILITLSLGHTNHFARHRKMARWVFPLWLYVAATGPICYLMLKPYY
- a CDS encoding FdhF/YdeP family oxidoreductase — protein: MASDDSKHSLDEGEPPHEDKAPKVGKPKTSAAGATAVVSSMNHVMRTAGPVRGTKALLDLNQTDGFDCPSCAWPDPDDHRAQTEFCENGAKAIASEATTRQIDRSFFKKHSIDELLEQSDYWHDQQGRLTEPMVLREGSSHYEPISWDDAFALIGKELNKLETPDDGIFYTSGRASNEAAFLYQAFIRHFGTNNLPDCSNMCHESSGTAMGQAVGVGKGTVTLDDLHEAETIICIGQNPGTNHPRMLASLEKCVENGGKIIAVNPLKEAGLMGFAHPQKISGMLGKSTPLASQYLQVKVNGDLALLRGLGKEFFERGALDEKFIAEHTQGIDAYRTRCEAVTWENITEKCGIAKEEIQQLADTILRGERKLVTCWAMGLTQHRNAVATIREVCNLHMMLGAIGRLGAGLCPVRGHSNVQGDRTVGIFEKMPAWFHDAMDREFGITTNREHGYDTVEAILAMHREPGKVFIALGGNFLQASPDTSFTAKALQNCSLTVHISTKLNRSHLVHGKTALILPCLGRSERDTQKSGDQFVTCENSMGIVHMSKGKLTPSSPELLSEPAIIAGIAEATVGNTEKTKWRWLVEDYDRIRDLIEKVIPGFAPYNQQVRHPGGFYLPNTAKQRVWKTASGKAEFSDSLLEQFEPADGRLGLQTLRSHDQYNTTVYGLNDRYRGIGTGRRIIFLNPDDMKERGISPVSLVDIISHWEDGERTAEEFYAIPYDMPAGSAAAYFPEANVLVPVESTALESNTPTSKGIEITVKPSA